ATTAAGGCGACAGAAGTTCCCGCCCCTAAAGCTAGGGTAATGAGCAAGGATTCAAACATCTTGCTCATACCAGAGTTTATATGGTTAGTCATAATATCACGAACCGCATTGGTCAAGGCAATCCCTGGTACAAACGGCATGACCGCACCAGCTATAATCAAATCTGCTGTTGAAGGAAAGCCTGTGTAGCGAGCCCAAAACTGGGCAATTATCCCAAAGACAAAGGCTCCAGCAAAGGCCGTCACAAAAGGAATTCGGATAAACTTCTCCACATAAAGAGAAAAGGTAAAACCAAATAAGGTAGCCACTCCTGCCCCAAGTGCATCGTAGATATTTCCACTAAACATAATCGAAAAGAAAGGAGCACTAAAGGTTGCAGCCAGAGTTACCTGCAACTTAGTATAAGGAAGGGGTTGAGCTTGCAAGGCCGTCAATTGCTTGAAGGCTGTCTCTAAATCAATCTGCCCCCCCACTAGCTGACGAGAAATCTGGTTCACATCGCAGACTTTTTCAATATTATAAGACGAGGAAGTCACGCGCTTCATACGCGAAATATTCGTATTTTCAATTGAAAAAAAGATAGCGGCAGGCATGGCAAGAACATTGCAATCCACAATCCCCTGTGAATGCGCAATACGAATCATGGTATCTTCTACACGATGAATCTCTGAACCACTTTTGAGGAGAATAGTTCCTGCTAGCATAATCACATCGATAACGGTATTTAGTTCTCTTAATTCTTCCATGCTTTCCTCCTTTTATCAACTCCCTCTATTCTATCACAAATCTGGAGTCAAAAAAAATCTTTGCCATGAAATCATGACAAAGATTCTAATATCACTGTGGATTTTCTCGGGAAGTATCTCCTCGTTGTGAATTGCCTTGCGAGCTTCCCTGTGTGGGAGTGGATTCTGCATCCTCTTGTTCATTAGTTTTCCGAGAAGAGCTAGAGGACGACGAAGAGGAGGAGGATGAAGTTGAAGAAGAATGAGTTTGCTTCGCTTTATATATAGAAAGTTTAACACGAGTTGCGCTCAAATCTACTTTTTCACCTGCTTTTGGACTTTGCTCTATGACAGTCCCCTCAGCTGTTCCTTCAGGAGCTGTAGACACTTCTACAACTTCGATATTAGCTTTTTTAACTTCATATATCTGTGTAAGATTATTGACTGTAAATTCTCGGCTAGAACCAATATAACTTGGCATTGAAATAGAATTTCCTTTTTTAGCAACAGTCAGAACTATTTGAGTTGCCTTGCTAAGATCGTAGGTTGTTCCCTCCGGTAAACTTTGTTTCATGATTGTACCGGCTTCGATTTCGTTGGATTCTTCTTCTTCAATCTTAATCAGATTTTCTGGAACCTTCTTGCCTTTCAATTCTGCCACTACATCACTGGATTTTCTTCCAATATAATTTCCAAGTTGGAAAGATTGCGGACCAGAAGACACAATCAAATTAATTTTTGTTCCTTCTTTGCGTGTCGTACCTGCGTCAGGATCGGTACGAATAACCCGACCTTCTTCAACCTTATCACTAGCCTCTGATTTTTCTTCACCAACCTCAAAATTGGCTTTTTTAAGAGCTTCTTTGGCCTCTGCAACCGTCTGACCTGCCACCTTTGGAATGGCAATGGTAGCGGGCGTTCTATATAAAATCCATACCAAAGATGCCACAACCAACAAGAAGGTCGCAAATAAAATTGGATAACGTGCTTTTATACGACGCCGCTTGATTGGCTTTACACTAGGTACCGGTTTTTCTGTCTGAGGAGGCTGAGGTTGAGGCTTGTCCTCTTTTACCGGAGTTTTAGGAATAGAAGTCAAGGTACTTTGTGGAACTTTTGGAAGAGTCTTAGTGTCCGCCTTAGTCGTTTCGTCAAAGACTAGCTTTGGTTCATTACGACGATTATAAGACAAACAACTAGACAAATCCACATACATTTCCGCGACTGATTTGTAGCGGTCTGTCAATTTCTTGGCAGTTGCCTTGATAACAACATTTTCTAAAGCCTGAGGCACAGATGGATTTTCAGCAATAACCGATGGCAATGGCTTCTGAAAATGTTGGAGGGCGATGGTCACCGCACTATCCCCATCGTAAGGAATATGACCTGTCAGCATCTCATAGAAAATAATCCCCATGGCATAGATATCACTCTGTACAGTCGCTTTAGAACCACGCGCCTGCTCTGGTGACAAATAATGAACTGAACCTAGCATTGAGTTGGTCTGAGTCAGACTCGTCTCTGCAAAGGCTACCGCGATCCCAAAGTCTGTGACCTTGGCCGTCCCATCTGATGTCAAGAGAATATTTTGAGGTTTCAAATCCCTGTGAACAATCCCTCGAGTATGAGCTAAGCGCATTGCCAAGAGGATTTGTCCCATGATTCGAATCGCTTCTTCATTCGAAAGAGGATGATGTTCCTTGATATAGCGTTTGAGGTCTAATCCAGCAACATACTCCATTGCAAGATACTGTTGTCCCTCTTCTTCACCGATATCTGTAATCCGAACGATATGAGGATGGTCCAGATCTGCCATGGCTCTTGCTTCCCGCTGGAAACGCGCCACTGCAATAGGATCTGTCTGGTAGTTGGTTCGCAGAACCTTGACTGCCACTTCTTCACCGTCTAAAATCAAATCCTTGGCTAAATAGACATCTGCCATGCCTCCTCGACCAATTTGTTTGATAATCCGATACCGCCCGGCAAAAATTTTGCCGATTTGGATCATTCTATTGCCTCCTCATTAACAGCAATAAGGGCAACTGTGATATTGTCCAAACCACCCGCATTGTTGGCAAAACGAATCAAGGTTGCTGCCTTATCTTCCAAAGAAATATCGCTGGTTACAATATCATAAATTTCACTTCCTGAAATCATATTTGTCAAGCCATCACTATTAAGTAGGAGATAGTCTCCCGGCTCAAGGGTAATGATCCCAAAATCAGGTTGAATTTCATCTTTTTGACCGATAGATTGAGTAATAATATTTTTCTGTGGGTGGCTGGCTGCTTCTTCCGGCGTCAATTGACCCGCCTTGAGCAATTCATTGACCAAAGAATGGTCACTCGTTAACTGGTGATATTCTTCTCCACGAATCAAACTGATACGAGAATCTCCAATGTGAGCATAAATAGCCTGATTATCAATAATCGCTACAGCCTCAAGGGTTGTCCCCATTCCTTTATAGGCTTCAGCCTGCCCAAGTTGGTTAATCTTTTGATTTTCAATCTCAAGGTTGTTAGCAAACCATTCACGCACTTCATTAACTGTATCAATTTGAGTATCTACCCAAGCTACACCAAGATCTGTTACCGCCATCTCACTAGCGATATTCCCCGCACGATGACCTCCCATACCATCAGCTAGAATAATCATGGTACGCCCAACTCTATTGACATAGTGGTTGACATAGTCTTGGTTATTTGTTCGTTTCTGACCAACATCTGTTAATAATGAAATTTCCATGTGTTAGTTCCTTCCTAATCCGATATCTTGCGAAATTGACTGATGAAGAATCCATCACTTCCATACAATTCAGGTGTAATGAGGATACAGCCGTCTTTCATGATATCCTTACATTCATGTTCTAGTTTTACCTGCTCGAACTCAGGATGACTTTCTAAAAACGCCTCAACGACTTGAAAATTCTCCTCTGAGACAATAGTACAGGTACTATAAGTTATTATACCACCTTTGCGTAGTGTTTGACAAACACTACCTAATATTTCTAGCTGAATTTCCTGTAAGGACGCGAAATCTGCCGTTTCTTTATTATATTTGATATCTGGTTTTCGGCGCAAAAGACCGATTCCTGAACAGGGAGCATCCACCAAAATCTTATCAAATGAATTCTGACCAAAAAACTCATGCACCTTTCTGGCATCCAATTTTTGCGTTTGAACCCGATCTGCAACTCCTAGACGTTGAGCGTTTTCTTGGATTAAGTCCAACTTGTGGTCGTACAAGTCCAGCGCAGTAACCTGGCCTGTCGTCAGATAAGATGCCATATGGGCGGTCTTTCCGCCAGGAGCTGCACAAGCATCTAAAACCTGCTCGTCGCCTTGTAGCTCTAGTGTCGGTGCAACCAGTTGACTTGACTCATCTTGGATAGTAATAAGTCCTTCTGAAAACAAGTCATGACTAGCAAAATGCCCCTGTTCCTTAACCAGACCAGCAGGAGATAACTGAGAATCACTTGCACCAAGCAAAGCTTTAATCTGCGCTTTTCGGCTCAAATCTCTTACACGAATACTGGCCTTGTTGCGCAACAAAAGACTTTCAAAAATTGCTTGTGCTCGCTCTTCTCCGTATTCTTCCTTGAGTTTAGAAACTAACCACACTGGCAAAGAGTAGGCGATAGAATCACGCTTGTTCTTACGTTTGATACTGGCAATATCTGGCAAACTTTCTCGCAAGATACGACGAAGGACTGCATTGACCAGTTTTTCGCTACCTTTTTTACGAAGTTTAGCCAGTTCCACCGCTTCATTGACCACTGCATGATCTGGAATCTTATCCAGATATTGGAGTTGGTAGATACTCATGAGAAGCAAAACATAGAGCCAACTGTCTAGCTTGTCTCTATCCTCAATAAAGTGAGACAAATGCCATTCTAAAGTTAGTTTACGGGCTACGGTTCCGTAAACAAGCTCTGTCACCAAGCCCTTGTCTGCTGCTGACAGTTGACTTCCCTTAAGATGTTTATTTAAGGCGATATTGGAGAAAGCTTGTTGGATAAAGACATCCTCCAATACCTCTAGGGCTAAACTTCTAGCCGTTTCTACTTTAGTCACCAAATCGTTCTCCTACTGCTAAAGTCCGTCCCACACCGTTGAGGAAGGAAGCAATGTCCATCCTAGGTTTTCCTGCTGGTTGAACCTGTTTGAGAGACAGGGCACCTTCTGCTGTTGCGACAATCAATTCCTTCTTACCGATGGAAAGAATCTCACCTGGAGTTCCATGACCTTCTACAGGGAGTGCTTCATAAATCTTAAAGCGGTCGCCTTTGAGAAAAGTATGGGCAACAGGCCAAGGATTCATCCCACGGATTTGGTTGAAAAGTTGACGGTTGGTCTTGTTCCAGTCCAGTTTTTCCTCCTCTGGCTTGATGTTTGGCGAGAAAGTAACCTGACTTGGATCCTGCGGTTGAGGCTGAATCTCACCAGTAATGTATGCAGGCAAAGTGTCCAAAAGCAAATCACGACCAACAAGAGCTAATTTCTCAAACAAGGTTCCTACATTGTCCTCATCTGTAATTGGAATACTACGACGGGAAATCATATCTCCTGCATCCATTTCCTTAACCATTTCCATAATGGTTACTCCTGCCTCCTCATCACCCTGAATCAAGGCATAATGGATCGGAGCACCACCACGGTATTTAGGAAGGAGCGAAGCATGAACATTGACTGCAAAATCCATGCTATCAAGGAGTTTACTTGGGAGGAATTGTCCAAAAGCTGCTGTTACAATCCCATCAGCACCCAAATTCATGATGGCTTCCATTTCTGGACTACCCGATAATTTTTCAGGTTGGTAAATAGGTAGGCCTGCCTCTTTGGCAGCTTGTTTCACTGGAGTTTCTTGGATGACTTTTTTACGTCCAACCGCACGGTCTGGCTGAGTTACAACTGCAACAATCTCGTAGCGGTCATCTGTCAAAAGTCCCCTTAAAACAGTCGCTGAAAATTCAGGCGTTCCCATAAATATTAGTTTTGTCATATCTACTCCTTCTTATAAAAATTGTTGCGGTTCGTGGTCAATACTGAGACGAAGTTCGCTATTTTCCCGTTCTTGTGTCAAGGCCAAGACCTGGTTGAGGGTCGGCCCCAGCTCATCTTCTAAACGGTATTTAATTAAAATCTGATAATGATAGAGGTTATGAGTACGAGCGATAGGTTTTGGCGTTGGCCCAAGAATGTTACTGGTCTCTGATAATCCTGACCGCAAAATGTTCATGACTTCATAGGCCCGTTTGACCACCTCTTCTTCTTTCTTATGAGAAAGAGTAATGCCAATCGTGAAATAGTAAGGTGGATAGCCAAGTTGTCGTCTGATACCCATTTCATAGGCATAAAAGCCTTCGTAATCTTGATCCTTGGCAAATCGAATAGCATAATGCTGAGGATTGTAAGACTGAATCAAGACCTGCCCAGCTTTTTCAGCCCGGCCTGCACGGCCCGCAACCTGAGTCAAAAGCTGGAAGGTTCTTTCAGAAGATCGGAAATCAGGCAGATTCAAAGCTGTATCCGCATTTAGAACTCCGACCAAGGTTACATTGGGAAAGTCCAAGCCCTTGGCAATCATCTGGGTTCCCAGAAGAATATCCGCTTCACCCTTGCCAAACTGCTCAAGAAGTGCTTGGTGACTACCTTTTTTGCGAGTTGTATCCACATCCATCCGTAAAATCCGGGCCTGGGGAAAGAGTTCTGCCAGCTCGTCATAAGCCTTCTGTGTCCCCGTACCGTAGTAACGAATACTGCGGCTCTTACAGTTAGGACAGGCCTGAGGAATGTCCTTAGAAAAGCCACAGTAATGGCAGTTCATAGTCTTGGTATCCATGTGCAATGTCAGGGAAATATCACAGTTGGGACAAGTATCTACTGTCCCACATTCCCGACACATGACAAAGCTAGAATAACCACGGCGATTGAGCATAAGAACCACCTGCTCTTTTTTAGCCAGACGGTCCTGAATAGCTTCTAGCAAAGGAGGCGTAAAATTTGACGTCTCATTGTGCCCGATATAGTCCCGAAAATCAATCACTTGAACCTCAGGAATGCTTGCTAAAGGATTGGCCCGTTGGGTCAGACGTAAGTGTTGATAAACGCCTTTGCCAGCCCGAGCACGACTTTCTAGACTTGGAGTTGCTGAACCAAGGACCAGAGCTGCTTGATTATACTGGGCTCGTAAAATAGCTACATCTCTAGCATGGTAACGGGGATTGCTGTCCTGCTTATAAGTCGCTTCATGCTCTTCATCGATAATGATAACACCCAGATTTTTCAGCGGGGCAAAGATAGCCGATCTAGCACCAACAACAACTTGGGCATCCCCACGCTCCACCTTGCGCCACTCATCATACTTTTCACCATTAGACAGGCCTGAGTGGAGGATGGCGACTTGTTCACCAAAACGAGCAATAAATCGCTCGGTCATTTGAGGTGTCAGAGAAATCTCAGGCACCAGCAAAATAGCTGTCTTGCCCTTGTCCAAGGCCCCATGTATAATCTGCAAGTAAACCTCGGTTTTCCCACTTCCTGTAATCCCTTGAAGGAGAAAGGGAGGCTGATGACTGCCAATCGCACTGACAACTGCATCTCGAGCCTGTCTTTGTTCTGGATTCAATTCCAAAGACTGACTTGCCTCAATGCCTTCAAAATAAGCAGCCGAGCGTTGAACTTCCTTTTGGACTATGGTAACAGCACCTTGCTCCACAAAGAAGTTAACTTGCTCCCGCGAGTAGGACTCTAACAAACTAGCCAAAGAAGCACTCTCAGGATGAGACAGCAAATAGTTTCTCAATCCCAACTTTTTCTTGGCACGCGTAGAAATCTCAATCTTCTCTAGTTTGGTAACATCAACTTCATACCAAGACTGAGTCTTGACCTTCTTTTGATCGACTGCCTGATACTCCAGACCAAGCAGGCCTTTTCTAGTCAAATGCATCATTTCGGCTTGTTTGGCAAGGTCTAGTGAAGAAAAGGCAAGCGAATCTTCTGAACCAAACAAACGCTCTCTGTCTTCCTGACTCAGACCTGCCAGAGGATAGAGAATCTTGTCATAGCTGGAGTTCAGAAATCCCGGCAACATAGCCTTAAGGATGGAGATCTTATAGGAAAAGACAGATTTCCTTAGCTCTTCAGCCAACCAGAGTTGTTCTTGCGTGAGCACAGGAGAAAAATCCAGTACTTCGGCAATATCTTTTAAATCTTGCTCCCTCTCGTCCTCATCTGATTGGGACTCCAAACCAAGAACAATTCCTTGAATCAGGCGATTTCCCTTACCAAAAGGTACATGGACCCGCATCCCAACCTCTAGCATTCCCAGAAATTCCTCCGGAATCCTATAAGTATAAGGCTGGTCCGTCTGCATCAAGGGCACATCTACGATAATGTTGGCTACGGCCATCTTCTCACCTCCTCCTTGTTAGTACGTTCTTGCAATAGAAAAAATAAGATTGAGTCCCCCCAACCTTAAATTTTTTCACCATCTTCTTTTTCTTTAGCGATTTGCTCTTTGATTTTCTTTTCTTCTTCTTCTTTGCGGCGTTTTTCTTCTTCGATACGGCGACGCACCGCTTCACGTTTTCCTTCTGGATCTGGGTGAATTGTGACGTTTCCTGCTTCGATTTCTTCTAAAGCGCAAAGAGTTGATTTTTCAGATTTGAAACCTTGAGTTGCTGGCGCACCTGCTGTCAATTCGTGGGCACGTTTTGCTTCCAAAATAACGAGTGAATATTTTGATGGAACCTTGTCGAGCAAGGTATCAATAGAGGGTTTTAACATCATTTGTTTGTTCCTATTTTCTAAATTTTATCGGGTAGTTGGAGATTTTGGTAACATCTCCTGATAGTGACCAATGACACGATCCACACGGAAGTGTTCTGCTTCGATGACACGTTTAACACGCTCAGCAGCTAGGGGCACCTGATCGTTGACAATCGCATAATCATACTCACGCATGAGGGCAATTTCTTCCTTGGCTTTTTCGATTCGTTGGGCAATCACTTCTGCACTGTCTGTTCCACGTCCTACCAAACGATCTTGCAATTCATCCAAATCTGGTGGCGTTAGGAAGATAAAGACAGCATCTGGGACCTTTTTCTTGACCTGAAGAGCACCCTGAACTTCAATTTCAAGGAAAACATCGATTCCCTTGTCCAAGGTTTCATTGACATAGGTCAGAGGAGTTCCATAGTAGTTGCCGACATATTCTGCGTATTCCAACATCTGCCCTTGACGAATCAACTCTTCAAACTCTTCGCGAGTCCGAAAGAAATAGTCAATACTATCCACTTCTCCAGGACGTTGTGCGCGTGTCGTCATCGATACAGAGTATTGAAATCGGTTTTCAGAACTCTCAAAAATCTCTCTTCTAACCGTTCCTTTTCCAACCCCTGAGGGACCAGAAAAAACGATTAGTAAGCCTCGGTCTGCCATTGTGTCTCCTTTAGTTAGTCTGTGAAATAACATTTCTCTAGAATAATGGCAAAAGCCAGATTATCCTTTACAGTCTTTCTATCTAGTGTAACAAAAAAGCAGTAATTTTTCAACTGCTCTTTCTTATTTATTTAGCATAATCTACTGCACGAAGCTCGCGAATCACCGTTACCTTGATATTTCCTGGGTAATCGAGATTGTTTTCAATTTTCTCACGAACTTTGTGAGCCAAGATTGTGACTTTGTCGTCCTTGATTTTTCCTGGATTGACCATGATACGGATTTCACGTCCTGCTTGCAGGGCAAAGCTATTTTGTACTCCTTCAAAGCCGTTAGCAATTTCTTCCAAATCATGAAGACGCTTGATGTAGTTTTCAAGAGACTCACTACGAGCACCTGGACGGGCTGCGCTCAAGGCATCTGCCGCAGCAACGATCACTGCAATGACACTTTCAGCTTCAACATCACCGTGGTGGCTAGCAATCGTATTCACCACAACTGGGTGTTCCTTGTATTTACGAGCCAATTCCATACCGATTTCAACGTGGCTACCTTCAACCTCGCGGTCAATGGCTTTCCCAATATCGTGAAGGAAACCAGCACGACGGGCAAGAGCCGCATTTTCACCAAGTTCGCTCGCCATGATACCAGCCAACTTAGCAACCTCAATTGAATGACGCAAGACATTTTGTCCATATGAAGTACGAAACTGCAAACGGCCCATAATCTTCATCAAATCTGGATGAAGGTTAGGCGCACCAATTTCATAAGCAGCAGCCTCACCGTATTCACGAATCTTATTGTCAATCTCTTGACGGTTTTTTTCAACCAACTCTTCGATGCGAGCTGGGTGGATACGTCCATCCTTAAGCAACATTTCCATAGTCATACGGGCAATCTCACGACGGATCGGATCAAATCCTGACAAGATCACCACTTCTGGTGTATCGTCGATAATCACATCGACCCCTGTCAAACTTTCAAAGGTACGAATGTTACGGCCTTCTCGACCAATAATGCGGCCCTTCATAGTATCGTCTGACAGATGAACTGTTGAGTTTGTTGACTCCGCTACATATTCACCAGCGATACGTTGCATAGCTTGAACCAGGATATCCTTGGCCATTTTGTCAGAACGTTCCTTGACCTCTTGCTCAGCTTCGCGAATACGGCTGGCAATCTCCTTGGTCAAGTTTTCCTCTGTCTGTGCCAAGATAATATCTCGTGCTTCTGTCTGAGACAGGGCACCAATACGCTCTAACTCTGCTTCTTTTTGTCTTTCGACTTCCTCTAATTGCTCTTCACGCGCATCAAGGTTTTTCGCTCTATCAGAAATACTTTGTTCTTTTTGTTCAAGTGTTTGTTCTTTACTCGTCAAATTGTCGTCCTTACGGTCGAGGCTAGTAGCTCTCTCTGTCAAACGACTTTCGATTTGTTTGAGTTCTTGACGTTCTGATTTGAATTCAGCGTCCACTTCTTCACGGTATTTTCTGGCTTCTTCTTTGGCCTCCAATAGTGCTTCTTTTTTAAGAGACTTGCTTTCACGTTTAGCTTCATTAACAAGTAAATCTACTTCACGCTCAGCTTGTCCTCGTAAATTAGTTGCTTCTTGTTCAGCATTTAAAAGCATCAACTCTGCAGCTTCCTGAGATGATTTCATCTTAGCTGAGATGCTGACATATCCAATAACTAAACCAATGATGACGGCAAAAACAGCAATCGCAATCGACATGATTTCCATGTTTTTACCTCATTTTATTGTTATTCCGAATGACATACATTCTTTTACATTCTACCATAAAAAAGTGATTTTCACAAACCTTAAATAGAATATGTTTTGGGGAATTTAGTACATAATCACTAAAATAAAATTGTTAAATCCTTGTTGATTGGAAACAGTTGTTTGGCAGAGATTTTAAAAAAAGCCTACCTTTCAGTAGATTTAGTAATGATCTTTGAAGGACAAAAAAGCCACGCTATCTCCATCCATCATATAAAGCAATCGATTTTCTGCATCAATACGACGTGACCAAGCTCCTTGGTAGTCATACTTGAGTGGTTCTGGCTTACCTATTCCTGTAAAGGGATCACGTTGAATATCCTTGATTAGTTTATTGATTCTTTTTATCGTTTTCTTATCCTGATTTTGCCAGTAGCAATAATCTGCCCAGGCATCTTCTGTAAACTTGAGCAGCATTCATCACTCCTCAATAGCATGGACTTGAGTGCTTCCAGCACGAACTTGAGCCATTCCTCGCAAAACCTTGTCTGATAACTCCTTATTTTGAGCGATTCTCAGGGTTTCTTGAATACTATCCCACTCACTCTTTGAAAGAACTACAATGTCCTCATCTGGATTTTTATTAACCACCGTCAAAGGCTCAAATTCATCATTTACCTTTTTCATGTAGTCCTTTAAATGATTTCGGAATGTTGAGTAAAGAACTGCTTCCATAACCATACCTCGTTTTACCACTTTTCCACTATTATACATGAAAAGAAAGAAATTGTCAGGAACTTGTACAAGATTTTCTTTTCTATCTATTTATACTCAATGAAAATCAAAGAGCAAACTAGGAAACTAGCCGCAGGCTGTACTTGAGTACGGCAAGGCGACGTTGACGTGGTTTGAATTTGATTTTCGAAGAGTATTATTCGTAAAAAATCTCAAAAAGCCTACCTTTCAGTAGACTTACTTTGATTCTATTCTAATGGGTACTCTGCCGAAATTCTGCTCTGCTATACTTGGATTACCCAGTCGGTAAATCTGGTCTGCCTTTTGGGTCATAGTGTCCCAGGGTTCTTTGCCAATTCGGCTGACTAGATTGACCTGCCCTTTCAAAGACTTGAGATGCTGTCTGCCTTTTTCAGTAAATCCAAGGACATGGATGGCTT
This window of the Streptococcus sp. 116-D4 genome carries:
- a CDS encoding threonine/serine exporter family protein; protein product: MEELRELNTVIDVIMLAGTILLKSGSEIHRVEDTMIRIAHSQGIVDCNVLAMPAAIFFSIENTNISRMKRVTSSSYNIEKVCDVNQISRQLVGGQIDLETAFKQLTALQAQPLPYTKLQVTLAATFSAPFFSIMFSGNIYDALGAGVATLFGFTFSLYVEKFIRIPFVTAFAGAFVFGIIAQFWARYTGFPSTADLIIAGAVMPFVPGIALTNAVRDIMTNHINSGMSKMFESLLITLALGAGTSVALILMN
- the gmk gene encoding guanylate kinase; translated protein: MADRGLLIVFSGPSGVGKGTVRREIFESSENRFQYSVSMTTRAQRPGEVDSIDYFFRTREEFEELIRQGQMLEYAEYVGNYYGTPLTYVNETLDKGIDVFLEIEVQGALQVKKKVPDAVFIFLTPPDLDELQDRLVGRGTDSAEVIAQRIEKAKEEIALMREYDYAIVNDQVPLAAERVKRVIEAEHFRVDRVIGHYQEMLPKSPTTR
- the rsmB gene encoding 16S rRNA (cytosine(967)-C(5))-methyltransferase RsmB; this encodes MTKVETARSLALEVLEDVFIQQAFSNIALNKHLKGSQLSAADKGLVTELVYGTVARKLTLEWHLSHFIEDRDKLDSWLYVLLLMSIYQLQYLDKIPDHAVVNEAVELAKLRKKGSEKLVNAVLRRILRESLPDIASIKRKNKRDSIAYSLPVWLVSKLKEEYGEERAQAIFESLLLRNKASIRVRDLSRKAQIKALLGASDSQLSPAGLVKEQGHFASHDLFSEGLITIQDESSQLVAPTLELQGDEQVLDACAAPGGKTAHMASYLTTGQVTALDLYDHKLDLIQENAQRLGVADRVQTQKLDARKVHEFFGQNSFDKILVDAPCSGIGLLRRKPDIKYNKETADFASLQEIQLEILGSVCQTLRKGGIITYSTCTIVSEENFQVVEAFLESHPEFEQVKLEHECKDIMKDGCILITPELYGSDGFFISQFRKISD
- the pknB gene encoding Stk1 family PASTA domain-containing Ser/Thr kinase: MIQIGKIFAGRYRIIKQIGRGGMADVYLAKDLILDGEEVAVKVLRTNYQTDPIAVARFQREARAMADLDHPHIVRITDIGEEEGQQYLAMEYVAGLDLKRYIKEHHPLSNEEAIRIMGQILLAMRLAHTRGIVHRDLKPQNILLTSDGTAKVTDFGIAVAFAETSLTQTNSMLGSVHYLSPEQARGSKATVQSDIYAMGIIFYEMLTGHIPYDGDSAVTIALQHFQKPLPSVIAENPSVPQALENVVIKATAKKLTDRYKSVAEMYVDLSSCLSYNRRNEPKLVFDETTKADTKTLPKVPQSTLTSIPKTPVKEDKPQPQPPQTEKPVPSVKPIKRRRIKARYPILFATFLLVVASLVWILYRTPATIAIPKVAGQTVAEAKEALKKANFEVGEEKSEASDKVEEGRVIRTDPDAGTTRKEGTKINLIVSSGPQSFQLGNYIGRKSSDVVAELKGKKVPENLIKIEEEESNEIEAGTIMKQSLPEGTTYDLSKATQIVLTVAKKGNSISMPSYIGSSREFTVNNLTQIYEVKKANIEVVEVSTAPEGTAEGTVIEQSPKAGEKVDLSATRVKLSIYKAKQTHSSSTSSSSSSSSSSSSRKTNEQEDAESTPTQGSSQGNSQRGDTSRENPQ
- a CDS encoding Stp1/IreP family PP2C-type Ser/Thr phosphatase, with the translated sequence MEISLLTDVGQKRTNNQDYVNHYVNRVGRTMIILADGMGGHRAGNIASEMAVTDLGVAWVDTQIDTVNEVREWFANNLEIENQKINQLGQAEAYKGMGTTLEAVAIIDNQAIYAHIGDSRISLIRGEEYHQLTSDHSLVNELLKAGQLTPEEAASHPQKNIITQSIGQKDEIQPDFGIITLEPGDYLLLNSDGLTNMISGSEIYDIVTSDISLEDKAATLIRFANNAGGLDNITVALIAVNEEAIE
- the fmt gene encoding methionyl-tRNA formyltransferase → MTKLIFMGTPEFSATVLRGLLTDDRYEIVAVVTQPDRAVGRKKVIQETPVKQAAKEAGLPIYQPEKLSGSPEMEAIMNLGADGIVTAAFGQFLPSKLLDSMDFAVNVHASLLPKYRGGAPIHYALIQGDEEAGVTIMEMVKEMDAGDMISRRSIPITDEDNVGTLFEKLALVGRDLLLDTLPAYITGEIQPQPQDPSQVTFSPNIKPEEEKLDWNKTNRQLFNQIRGMNPWPVAHTFLKGDRFKIYEALPVEGHGTPGEILSIGKKELIVATAEGALSLKQVQPAGKPRMDIASFLNGVGRTLAVGERFGD
- a CDS encoding primosomal protein N' produces the protein MAVANIIVDVPLMQTDQPYTYRIPEEFLGMLEVGMRVHVPFGKGNRLIQGIVLGLESQSDEDEREQDLKDIAEVLDFSPVLTQEQLWLAEELRKSVFSYKISILKAMLPGFLNSSYDKILYPLAGLSQEDRERLFGSEDSLAFSSLDLAKQAEMMHLTRKGLLGLEYQAVDQKKVKTQSWYEVDVTKLEKIEISTRAKKKLGLRNYLLSHPESASLASLLESYSREQVNFFVEQGAVTIVQKEVQRSAAYFEGIEASQSLELNPEQRQARDAVVSAIGSHQPPFLLQGITGSGKTEVYLQIIHGALDKGKTAILLVPEISLTPQMTERFIARFGEQVAILHSGLSNGEKYDEWRKVERGDAQVVVGARSAIFAPLKNLGVIIIDEEHEATYKQDSNPRYHARDVAILRAQYNQAALVLGSATPSLESRARAGKGVYQHLRLTQRANPLASIPEVQVIDFRDYIGHNETSNFTPPLLEAIQDRLAKKEQVVLMLNRRGYSSFVMCRECGTVDTCPNCDISLTLHMDTKTMNCHYCGFSKDIPQACPNCKSRSIRYYGTGTQKAYDELAELFPQARILRMDVDTTRKKGSHQALLEQFGKGEADILLGTQMIAKGLDFPNVTLVGVLNADTALNLPDFRSSERTFQLLTQVAGRAGRAEKAGQVLIQSYNPQHYAIRFAKDQDYEGFYAYEMGIRRQLGYPPYYFTIGITLSHKKEEEVVKRAYEVMNILRSGLSETSNILGPTPKPIARTHNLYHYQILIKYRLEDELGPTLNQVLALTQERENSELRLSIDHEPQQFL
- the rpoZ gene encoding DNA-directed RNA polymerase subunit omega; amino-acid sequence: MMLKPSIDTLLDKVPSKYSLVILEAKRAHELTAGAPATQGFKSEKSTLCALEEIEAGNVTIHPDPEGKREAVRRRIEEEKRRKEEEEKKIKEQIAKEKEDGEKI